The genome window GACGATATTCTTTTATGGTCGACGATCGACTGCGGCTCGTGGCACGGGATGATCTGCATCGCTCGGAGGGGAGCGATCCCCTGTTGGGCATCCCCTATTACGAATGTTATCCCCGGCTCTGGAACGGCAATGTGGACGCCGTTCGGACCGTCGTGGATCAGGGGACGCCTCTGGTGCTCAACGGTTATCGCCACTACTGCTTTTATGGCGAGTTCAGCGCGGCAGACATTGAAATTCGCCCCGTTTTCGACGGTGACGCCCGATGCACCGGCGCAATGGTGCAGGTTTCCGTGCTTCCGGGTTGCACGGTCTATGGTGAAATGGACAGTGCCCGGGCACTGATAGACATCGGCAAGATGTCGGTGACGCTTGCCCACGGGGTACGCAATCCGCTCAATGCCATCAAGGGCGCCGTGGTCTACCTCAAGGACAAGTACTGCGCTGATGCAACCTTTGCCGAATTCGCCGATATTATCGACGAAGAGATCTGTAAGCTCGACGGATTCATTACCGAGTTCCTCGGAACCTCGCACCTGGAACCGGTCAGAGAGGAAATCCAGCTCAACGATCTCCTTGAACGCGTCGTTAAATTCGTTTCCCTGCAGGCAGAGGCGAATCATGTGCGGTTTGACGTGGAGTACGGAGAGTTGCCGCCGGTCATGCTCGATTCGTTCAATTTCGGCCACGCCATACTGAATATCGTCAACAACGCTCTCGGGGCCATGGAGGCGGGCGGCTCCCTTACCATGCGGACCAGCACCCTGCTGGAAGGTGGAGTGGAGATGATCGTGGTCGAGGTGGCCGATACGGGGTCGGGCCTCCGGTCGGGGGGCAAGGGGAAACTCGGGAGTTTCCCCGGAGCCGGCAGCAGGAAGCACGGGAAAGGGTACGGCCTGTTCATTACCCGCGAGATCGTACGTCACCATCAGGGGAAGATTGAAATAACCGGGAATCATGGAGGCGGAACCACCGTCAGGATCATGTTGCCGGCGGTATAACCGGAGTGGAGCGGTCCAGGAGGAGCGACGTGCAGGGTCTTGTTCTTATCGTCGACGACGAGCCAAATGCGGCCAGGGTGCTTTCGGCAATCCTGGCCGGCGAAGGGCATACGGTACTTACCGCTTCTGACGCCTCCAAGGCGGAGCATATCCTCAAATCGCGCGACGTTGACGCCATCATTACCGACCTGCGCATGCCGGGCAGGGACGGCATGCAGTTATTCGAGCATG of Geobacter anodireducens contains these proteins:
- a CDS encoding histidine kinase; this translates as MDMRRYSFMVDDRLRLVARDDLHRSEGSDPLLGIPYYECYPRLWNGNVDAVRTVVDQGTPLVLNGYRHYCFYGEFSAADIEIRPVFDGDARCTGAMVQVSVLPGCTVYGEMDSARALIDIGKMSVTLAHGVRNPLNAIKGAVVYLKDKYCADATFAEFADIIDEEICKLDGFITEFLGTSHLEPVREEIQLNDLLERVVKFVSLQAEANHVRFDVEYGELPPVMLDSFNFGHAILNIVNNALGAMEAGGSLTMRTSTLLEGGVEMIVVEVADTGSGLRSGGKGKLGSFPGAGSRKHGKGYGLFITREIVRHHQGKIEITGNHGGGTTVRIMLPAV